A single Rattus norvegicus strain BN/NHsdMcwi chromosome 5, GRCr8, whole genome shotgun sequence DNA region contains:
- the Ndufaf6 gene encoding NADH dehydrogenase (ubiquinone) complex I, assembly factor 6 isoform X1 yields MKATCVPYCSLQSVKGLLLHCGPSMWNWLRLVKDSVSEKTIGLMRMQFWRKAVEDMFCDNPPHQPVAMELWKAVKRHNLTKRWLLRIIDEREKNLDDKAYRSIRELETYAENTQSSLLYLTLEVLGVKDVHADHAASHIGKAQGIVTCLRATPYHSSRRQVFLPMDVCVQHGVSQEDFLRRNQDKNVRDVVYDIASQAHLHLKHARSFHSRVPAEAFPAFLQTVSLEDYLKKIQRVDFDIFHPSLQQKNTLLPLSLYIQSWRKRY; encoded by the exons ATGAAAGCTACTTGTGTTCCTTACTGTTCCCTGCAGAGTGTCAAAGGTCTGCTTCTGCACTGCGGGCCTTCAATGTGGAACTGGCTCAGGCTG GTTAAGGACTCGGTCTCTGAGAAAACAATTGGCCTGATGCGCATGCAGTTCTGGAGAAAAGCTGTGGAAGACATGTTCTGTGACAACCCGCCACACCAGCCAGTGGCCATGGAGCTCTGGAAG GCTGTCAAGAGACATAACCTAACTAAAAGGTGGCTCCTGAGAATCATCGATGAAAGA GAGAAAAACCTGGATGACAAAGCATACCGCAGCATCCGGGAACTTGAAACCTACGCTGAGAACACGCAGAGTTCCCTGCTCTACCTGACACTGGAGGTGCTGG GCGTGAAGGATGTTCATGCAGATCATGCTGCAAGCCACATTGGAAAGGCACAAGGCATTGTGACATGCTTGAGAGCAACTCCCTATCACAGTAGCCGGAGACAAGTATTCCTGcccatggatgtgtgtgtacag CATGGTGTTTCACAAGAAGACTTTCTACGGAGAAATCAAGATAAAAATGTGAGAGATGTAGTATATGACATTGCCAGCCAGGCACACTTGCACCTAAAGCAT GCGAGGTCCTTCCACAGTCGCGTTCCTGCCGAAGCATTTCCTGCTTTTCTTCAGACG GTTTCTCTAGAGGACTATTTAAAGAAAATCCAGCGAGTGGACTTTGATATATTCCATCCGTCTTTACAGCAGAAGAATACGTTACTTCCGTTATCTTTATATATTCAATCATGGAGAAAAAGATACTAA
- the Ndufaf6 gene encoding NADH dehydrogenase (ubiquinone) complex I, assembly factor 6 isoform X3, which translates to MRMQFWRKAVEDMFCDNPPHQPVAMELWKAVKRHNLTKRWLLRIIDEREKNLDDKAYRSIRELETYAENTQSSLLYLTLEVLGVKDVHADHAASHIGKAQGIVTCLRATPYHSSRRQVFLPMDVCVQHGVSQEDFLRRNQDKNVRDVVYDIASQAHLHLKHARSFHSRVPAEAFPAFLQTVSLEDYLKKIQRVDFDIFHPSLQQKNTLLPLSLYIQSWRKRY; encoded by the exons ATGCGCATGCAGTTCTGGAGAAAAGCTGTGGAAGACATGTTCTGTGACAACCCGCCACACCAGCCAGTGGCCATGGAGCTCTGGAAG GCTGTCAAGAGACATAACCTAACTAAAAGGTGGCTCCTGAGAATCATCGATGAAAGA GAGAAAAACCTGGATGACAAAGCATACCGCAGCATCCGGGAACTTGAAACCTACGCTGAGAACACGCAGAGTTCCCTGCTCTACCTGACACTGGAGGTGCTGG GCGTGAAGGATGTTCATGCAGATCATGCTGCAAGCCACATTGGAAAGGCACAAGGCATTGTGACATGCTTGAGAGCAACTCCCTATCACAGTAGCCGGAGACAAGTATTCCTGcccatggatgtgtgtgtacag CATGGTGTTTCACAAGAAGACTTTCTACGGAGAAATCAAGATAAAAATGTGAGAGATGTAGTATATGACATTGCCAGCCAGGCACACTTGCACCTAAAGCAT GCGAGGTCCTTCCACAGTCGCGTTCCTGCCGAAGCATTTCCTGCTTTTCTTCAGACG GTTTCTCTAGAGGACTATTTAAAGAAAATCCAGCGAGTGGACTTTGATATATTCCATCCGTCTTTACAGCAGAAGAATACGTTACTTCCGTTATCTTTATATATTCAATCATGGAGAAAAAGATACTAA
- the Ndufaf6 gene encoding NADH dehydrogenase (ubiquinone) complex I, assembly factor 6 isoform X2, whose product MKATCVPYCSLQSVKGLLLHCGPSMWNWLRLVKDSVSEKTIGLMRMQFWRKAVEDMFCDNPPHQPVAMELWKAVKRHNLTKRWLLRIIDEREKNLDDKAYRSIRELETYAENTQSSLLYLTLEVLGVKDVHADHAASHIGKAQGIVTCLRATPYHSSRRQVFLPMDVCVQARSFHSRVPAEAFPAFLQTVSLEDYLKKIQRVDFDIFHPSLQQKNTLLPLSLYIQSWRKRY is encoded by the exons ATGAAAGCTACTTGTGTTCCTTACTGTTCCCTGCAGAGTGTCAAAGGTCTGCTTCTGCACTGCGGGCCTTCAATGTGGAACTGGCTCAGGCTG GTTAAGGACTCGGTCTCTGAGAAAACAATTGGCCTGATGCGCATGCAGTTCTGGAGAAAAGCTGTGGAAGACATGTTCTGTGACAACCCGCCACACCAGCCAGTGGCCATGGAGCTCTGGAAG GCTGTCAAGAGACATAACCTAACTAAAAGGTGGCTCCTGAGAATCATCGATGAAAGA GAGAAAAACCTGGATGACAAAGCATACCGCAGCATCCGGGAACTTGAAACCTACGCTGAGAACACGCAGAGTTCCCTGCTCTACCTGACACTGGAGGTGCTGG GCGTGAAGGATGTTCATGCAGATCATGCTGCAAGCCACATTGGAAAGGCACAAGGCATTGTGACATGCTTGAGAGCAACTCCCTATCACAGTAGCCGGAGACAAGTATTCCTGcccatggatgtgtgtgtacag GCGAGGTCCTTCCACAGTCGCGTTCCTGCCGAAGCATTTCCTGCTTTTCTTCAGACG GTTTCTCTAGAGGACTATTTAAAGAAAATCCAGCGAGTGGACTTTGATATATTCCATCCGTCTTTACAGCAGAAGAATACGTTACTTCCGTTATCTTTATATATTCAATCATGGAGAAAAAGATACTAA
- the Ndufaf6 gene encoding NADH dehydrogenase (ubiquinone) complex I, assembly factor 6 precursor, which produces MATSMLGSVPGPRPFGLAGLFRRRPPRDPWERVRRLPRLSAVRRSVAAASGPGIPDSHLYCLELLRKRDYESYLCSLLFPAECQRSASALRAFNVELAQVKDSVSEKTIGLMRMQFWRKAVEDMFCDNPPHQPVAMELWKAVKRHNLTKRWLLRIIDEREKNLDDKAYRSIRELETYAENTQSSLLYLTLEVLGVKDVHADHAASHIGKAQGIVTCLRATPYHSSRRQVFLPMDVCVQHGVSQEDFLRRNQDKNVRDVVYDIASQAHLHLKHARSFHSRVPAEAFPAFLQTVSLEDYLKKIQRVDFDIFHPSLQQKNTLLPLSLYIQSWRKRY; this is translated from the exons ATGGCGACCTCCATGCTGGGATCAGTCCCCGGTCCAAGGCCGTTCGGTTTGGCTGGTCTGTTCCGTCGCCGACCGCCTCGGGATCCGTGGGAACGTGTGCGGCGCCTGCCGAGGCTCTCGGCAGTCCGGCGCAGCGTGGCTGCAGCCAGCGGGCCGGGCATCCCGGATTCCCACCTCTATTGCCTGGAGCTGCTGAG GAAACGGGATTATGAAAGCTACTTGTGTTCCTTACTGTTCCCTGCAGAGTGTCAAAGGTCTGCTTCTGCACTGCGGGCCTTCAATGTGGAACTGGCTCAG GTTAAGGACTCGGTCTCTGAGAAAACAATTGGCCTGATGCGCATGCAGTTCTGGAGAAAAGCTGTGGAAGACATGTTCTGTGACAACCCGCCACACCAGCCAGTGGCCATGGAGCTCTGGAAG GCTGTCAAGAGACATAACCTAACTAAAAGGTGGCTCCTGAGAATCATCGATGAAAGA GAGAAAAACCTGGATGACAAAGCATACCGCAGCATCCGGGAACTTGAAACCTACGCTGAGAACACGCAGAGTTCCCTGCTCTACCTGACACTGGAGGTGCTGG GCGTGAAGGATGTTCATGCAGATCATGCTGCAAGCCACATTGGAAAGGCACAAGGCATTGTGACATGCTTGAGAGCAACTCCCTATCACAGTAGCCGGAGACAAGTATTCCTGcccatggatgtgtgtgtacag CATGGTGTTTCACAAGAAGACTTTCTACGGAGAAATCAAGATAAAAATGTGAGAGATGTAGTATATGACATTGCCAGCCAGGCACACTTGCACCTAAAGCAT GCGAGGTCCTTCCACAGTCGCGTTCCTGCCGAAGCATTTCCTGCTTTTCTTCAGACG GTTTCTCTAGAGGACTATTTAAAGAAAATCCAGCGAGTGGACTTTGATATATTCCATCCGTCTTTACAGCAGAAGAATACGTTACTTCCGTTATCTTTATATATTCAATCATGGAGAAAAAGATACTAA